Within Trichoderma atroviride chromosome 2, complete sequence, the genomic segment GAACAGTTTCGTCTACCACAGCTCAAGGCGTTCTGCCTCACTATAGCGGCCACGCCACTGCATCTCTTGCGCCTACAGCCACCAATATCAACTCTGCTCCCCGAGAGCAAGCCAGTAAATCGGGAAATTCCAATGAAGGCGGATCGGTGAACTCCGTGGTGGAGAGACAGATTGAAAACAGACCTCCTGGAGACGGCAAGCTCAATACATATCTAGGCGTTCAAGGATCGAAAAAGCGGTCTTCGGCGATTTGAGAACACGACAGTACGGCTTCATAGTACTGCAGAGAGCAGCTCAATCAAGATTCAGCAGAATCATCTCTTATAATGAGCACATTTACGGATTGTATGAATACCTATCATGAAGATTACGAGATTTCGGCATTATTTCCTTTCGACTTTGTTACCGCCTTCTTTATCAACGATGAATCACCTGAGAATAATACCATGTCAATCTCGGCATTTATTCGTGGCCAAAAGGAGCGGTAAAATTATTGCTTTTTAACAGACTCAGGGCGCGTCGCTTATTGTTAGAGTTCCTTTGTATGATAGATGTAATACGTTGGCATGTAAATAATCATGAGGCTATGTTCAGCCGTGGGAGGTTTTGTACAGAGTATAGTTTGCTACAGGTAGAAATGGTGTTTTCTTCAGTGGCCGGCCAACTGCTAACACGCAGGTAATTTGGCCTTTGGGGGAATCTCATTTTGCTTATAATCAATAAtattgcttttgctttcctAAAtatcttttgtcttttggctCCAAATCAAGTATGATCAAGGAAGCAGACCAGTAATGATAAAGAAGATGTCTAACCTAGGTACGTACTCACAGGTGTGTACTAGTGAATTTATCCGCACTGTGTCTTGTTCGACAACCCGAGATGCACGTAGCATCGTCAAGCAACTGCTCCAAACAGCTTGTCTACGATTTGTTCCTTACTATCAAATTTCTAACTTCGTTGCAGAGAAGGCAAGCAGAAATCTTCAGCAAGCGATAGAGACTCGTGGTATGAGTCTCAGTCGGGGTTTATTCTTCGCCAGTCGTATACCTCGAAAACCATCAGTCATTGTGGTCGACGCGGAGATTATCTAGCGGGATTCACATCATACTACGAAGCGAGCAACCGACCTACCTGTTGATATGCCGCATCTTGCTTCACTCTTCAAGAGCTTCAAAAGCCAAGACTCATGGCAGTCTACAAAGGCCGGGTTGTGACAGCCCCTCGACAAGAGTATGTCAAGTTCACAATGTCTCATCGAGACAGTAGCAGAAAGAAAGTAGAGAGGGGACACAAAGCTTCGGGAAACACCTCCCATGGAGCATTTCACACAACAAGTTGGTGAAACGGCCATTGAGAATCGTAAAATTCTCGATTCATCTACCCTGCTGATGAACGCCGGACCTGCAGGGTGGTCTCGGGTATCGCTAAAAAAACGCCGGATCAAATGCCCATTCCCTTGTTCCCGTCATTGTGCCATGGATGCATCACATGGAAGAATTGTGTaagctgaagaaaaaaaattattcaCCTCCATCGTCCCGTTCccttttttggttttttgtTGTCCAAGTGGTTCTGCATTTAAGCAGAGACCTTGTTGGGAGCGCGGAGCTCACGGCCAACCTTGGAGCGGGCCAGGATGCTCTCACGGTCCTTGTcaagcttgagcttggtgaCGACGACGTTGGAGGGGTGGATGCCCAGAGGGACGCTCTGCCCGCTGGCCTTGTCGCGGGTGACACGCTCGACGTGGATCACGTACTTGAGACGGTAGACGGAGGTGACCTTGCCCTCGCGGCCTTTGTTAGAGCCACGGACGATGGTGACCTCGTCGTCCTTGCGGATGGGGATGCTGCGGACCTATTGGCGCGAAAAtgttagtttttttttttttcgcggaaattttctcttttgtttggTAGGTTCAACATACGTTGTACTTCTCACGGAGCTCCTTGCTGAGAGGGGCGCTCATGATGGTACGGCGCTCGCCAGAGCCAGCCTTGAAGTGAGCACGGCGGCTCTTGCTTCGGGAAGAGTGAAGGTCTGTTGTATTTTTGTTAATTCAAAGTATTCTACCAATTAAGTTTGGATATGAAAGCTAAACTCACTCTTGTTCAGCTTGACCATTTTGGCGGTTGGATTTTTGGCGACGAGGAAATCCTGTTGTCTGGCGTTGGGTgatgaggagagaagagaagaaaaaaaaaatctccaGCACAAAATCGGCGTTTGGAAAATTGGTCGTCAAATTGGTGGGCGACGGTTTTGGCGGGCTGTGGATATGCACGTGATTTGGTCTGCCCTATGTGACGCTTAGCCTTTGGAGGCGATAGTCTCTAAAAGAGCGTACTTAGTCATTTTGAGTGTGCTAATGGCAGATCGCCTGCAATTAGAGATGCGAGATAAGCTATTGAGATAGAGTCTGTAAGGGGTCTGCAACTGGCGTTTATGAGCGGAATACGGGTTTGTTTATTTTGTACGCTAGCTATGTATGTTTTTGCTTCcatttagtaataatatacagtttttttattttaaactcCTCGGTCGTCTATGCATCATATCGTCATAGAGAGGCCGCAACGCCGCCTGGAAAGTATGTGTTATACAAGGCATAGATCTTCAAGGCCATTTAGTTGGAGGCAGGAGGGGTGAATCTGCCATTGTTGTCATATCTCGCTTCTACTTGAAGTCAGTAACCGAAAATGGACGGAGATGGGTCGAGGTGTCGTAAAAACTTACTAAAGAATGTATAGTTCAAGGTTACGGTTTCGACGCCCTTCATGTTGACATCGTTCAACAGGTCGGGATCCAAGTAGAAGAATACAGGCATATCAACCGTCTCGCCAGCGTTTAATCTCTGCTCTTCAAAGCAGAAGCACTGGATCTTGCTAAAGTAGCCTGCACATTGGCCCGGCGTTACGCTGTATGTTGCCACGCCAATGATGTCTTTATCGCCGAGGTTCGTCGCCTTGTAGAATGCCAGGGCCGTCTCGCCGGGCAGGACTCGGACCTCTCGCTGCTGGGGGACAAACTTCCATGGGAGGACGTCAGATACGGCAGCGTTGAAGGTGACTTTGATTCGCTTCGCAGAGGTGACGGGGACAAGGCGAGTGGAGAGGTCTTCGCCTTCGTCGCCGCCCAGGCCATAGGCGCGGATCGGTGTGCCTCCCCAGCCAGTGGTTTGGCATATCTGCAGCCAAATTAGCTCATTGATCCAATTCCATTGATGGCTTGAAATCTTTAACAAACCATTTTGTAGAGGGGCACAGCGCCGTATGCCAGGCCAAGAAAGCCAATTATCGCGCTGAGGGTCCAGTAGCTGCAGAACATATGAGCCTAGTCTTTCTCCACACGAATTGCCCGCTCAGACAAAGAAAAGTCTCCCATACGTTGAGGTCTTATTCTTTTCATTGTACTGCGCCCGAATGTTTTCCATATAGGCGTCATTCGCCTGCTGCCGAGGCGGCGTCTGGGGTTCTCGACGAGGtcttgagatggagagattgCGGCGGAACTCTGCGAAATTGGGTCGACGGCTCTGGGGCCGGGCATTCTGGCAGAAAAAGCAAGCCCATTGTGACGATGAGCTTGCTGTTCGTGGAGGACTGGTGCGCACAAGGCGCAATGCGTTGTTCATTTTTGCTGCGTTGCGATATTTGCAAACGGTTGAAGAGGTAGCAATTCTTCAATGTTACATGTAAGCTTGAATTTGGCGCTAACATCTCTAATCTGATAGCGCTCAGTGGCGTGACATCTCATGGTGGGGCAGCGGTTCGGCACGGGCTGAATTGGCTCCAGGAGTTCGACTCTACCAGGAATGCAATTAACACGTGCCCCATTGCTTTGATGTCTGATGTGGTCGAGTTCAATGATGGTAACGGTAGTCTGGATTAGAATGTCCTATGTTGGCGTTGTGGGCTAGCTAAAGAATTGGTGAAGCAGGCTGATATCGCCGAATGGGGCATCACATGTCAGACTTTCGTGAAATAGCCATATCCATAAACATTCATCTGTCGGTAGTTGAACTCAAGTTTTGGTATTTGTACTAATTACTATCTATTGTTAAATTTTAATGTTTGACTGTCAATCTTGGATCGCAGCATTGCTGGTCGTGTCGTCGTATCAATATGAAGCCCAGGCTAATCCATACGCAATGGGAATAtctctaaaaaaaaaataaagatcaaaaagaaagaagaagacgcttTTTCAACATCCATCAAGACTTTATGCCATTTTTTGACGTCCAAATCTCTTTTGGATGCCATTGGCAAGAGGTTTCACCACTTTCTGCCTTCCAGATTGTGCTAGCCTCTCAAGCACCTGGATGACGAACACTTGGATGGCCAGAATGATAAGTCGCAGTAGTTGGTCCAGCAACCCTAGCCTCGGAACCCTTCCACGACTATAGGTAGAGTCTCGCATCTCAAAGGGGAGCTTAGCACCCAGATGATCCTGAGCCACCTGCAAGCCGCTGGTGAAACCATCTTCGTGGAATCCATATCCGGTCCACGCACCGATATAGCTGATTCCTCTCCTGTCCTGTATGTAGCGCAGCATCTTTTGTGCACGCACAGCCGACGGAGTGTATAGAGGATGACTATAGCGAAAAGTCCCCTGGACTTTGCTTGGGTCAGGACGCTGGATGGGATTCAGAGTGACCAAAACGTCCCCAAATGGATTTCTTGGAATGTGCTGCAGGATGTTCATGTTATATGTCAAGCAGACCTTGTCCATCATGGCCTTTTtcgtagaagaagaagaaattgtAAGAAAGTTCCAGCTTGACCATGCCTTCTTATTGCGTGGCATCAGCGACACATCTGAATGCAGCACTGCTTCGTTTTGTGATGTTTGAAAGCAAGACAAGATTGAGCGCTCCTGCTCTGTAGCAGAGGTACCGAGGATGGACAGCGCTTGGTCACCATGAGTCGCCAAGATGACATGGTCATATACTTCAGTCTTGCCATTTTCAAGATGTAAAAGAACGCGGCCGTGCGGGTCATTGGAGACGTTCTTGACTGCAGTTTTGAGAAACAGGTGATTAGACGGAAAGCCTTTCATAACCGCATCGATATATGATCGGGAGCCATTTTTCAGTGTAAGCCACTTTGGACGTAAGGCTATTGTTGATAGCAAGTGGTGGTTCCATCTACATCGACTGTCAGCATCAGGCTGGATGGCCAAAAGGGTGTGTTTGACTAACAGGAAGCGGACAAGCGTCGTCGCAGGAAACTCTAATGCGCACTTATCCGGACTGGCACTCCAGATGGCAGCCGTCATGGGTATCAGATAGTCGTCTCGGAAGCCATCCGAATAGCCTTCCCGCTCCAGGTATTCGCCAATGGTCAAGGTCTTGTGGACATGGTTCATCATGTGCTCTCCCCCATATCGCGGCTCATATTCCTCTTCGTCGATGAGCAGGTCTGGTGCAAATTGGCTAAAGCGAACAATGTCAAACAGCGTCCTCCACATcctgggagagaagaggtttctcttttggcagaagatgctgcccaAGCTCGTGCTCGCCCATTCGAAGAGACCCCGATCTCGCGATACGCTAAAGGTCATCTCAGTGGGCTCGGTTGGCACTCCAGTGGCAGGCTTTCCGACCCGGCTGAGAAAATTGAGAAAATTGGCTGGACACAAGGTGAGCGTTTAGATCAAATAAAATACAATCGGTCGTCTCCATTGACTCACGGTATGTCGCGGTGTTCAGGACGATGAAGCCGGTGTCAACGTCCGTCGTGTACTTGCCAGCCTTCCACTGCACAGTGTTGGCGTGGCCGCCCAAGCGGTCTGCGGCCTCGTAGAGGTAGACATCGTGATACGTCCTGTTCAGGGCCCAGAGCGCCGCAATGCCCGAGCAGCCGCTGCCGACAATGGCCACTTTCTTCCTGGAGTATCTGTTAACGGAGTAGCTCATGGGAACGGCTTGTGTGTAAGTGGCGATGGATGAAGGTCAAGGCGAGGAACGGATCTTAAGGCTGGGAGAGGCTTCAGCTGCCCAAAAAAATAACCACCCAAGACCATTTGCACATGTCAGAGACTCGACCTGACAACGAACCAGGACAAGGGGGGAGGACCTGCCGGCGCCACCGATGGAACTCTGCATAAGTGTAGCGGCGCTGATTCGATGACACGGGAGTAGATAGCATGCAGGAGAATCAAACAACTCACACATGCCGCGGTTCTGCTCGCAGGGGCATCGTTACGTGCAGCAGTCTATGCTAGgaggtacaggtacaggcaCAGGTACAGGACAGGTACAGGAACTCGTTTCTGCGCCTGTGCTGATACACGCCAACGCAAGGGATCGGATCACCACAGGAACAGACAATCTGGCCACCGGGTCGGGGATTTTACAGGAGGCTCCTCTGCGCTTTATGTACTCCTAATGGGCTGCCGGGGTCCTGGACGATCGAGGACGCAAGCGGCTGAGCTAGCGCCACAggtggctggagctggacgCTTTCAATTAACCTTGAATCTGCGACATTGCGACACTCTGCTCATGCTACCTCATATCTCGACGTAGGCGCCTACCAACGCTGTCTGGGCGTCTAGGCCAACGAGTTCGGCACAACTTGTCAGGGGCTGAGGAGTGGGTGGCAGATAGCAGCAGCCGGAATTAACAAGCTGGCCTGGCCCGCCAACGAGGCGATTACCATGCACGACTTGGCGCAGCGACCAGGATGCGATAACGCACTCGCATAAGACTCTAGGTACATACAGCAGAACTGTGGTCTgatgtacatacatgtaatTACGTGCCTCGACGTGGAGATCTGTCAGTGGAGCAAAAAATTCTGTTTGCCTCCATAATCACATGCTTTCAGCTGATGGAAATCAAAGGCCAACATCTCTGTCGGTCTGCCCTCGCTGTGGGCGGATCAGTCCACATTGTAACGAGACCGCTATGCGCCTTTGCAATTCTAACAGCAGCCGGTGGCTGGCATGTCGAGCACTCAACGGGATCGGGAAACGTAGGATTCGAATCTCCAATTCTTTAAAGCGCCGTGTAGGAAATCCTGCATCTCATTTACCCGGCATCTCAACTTTGCGCCATTGACAAGTCTAGACGCTTAGCCTTTATATTCTTCAGCCGGGAGAATCAACTTAtggaagaaaggaagaaaaaagcaaattcTGCATGCAGCGGTGCAGAGATAATATCGCCTGGAGTGCACGGACCATTTGCTTACTAAGTCCCTCAGCCATGCTTTAGCCGTCATTTTGCGCTGAAATGGGCTCCGCTGCTTGGCAGTACTTTGATATGCGCTAAGACAAGGTACTCCGCTGTAGGCACCAAGCAGGGAGAGTACATGGCTGCCCGCAGCAAGACAGTACCCCCTCATATTGCCCAGCCCGACTTGTCTCGAAATTGGGTGCGTACGTACGATGACGGCGATTTCTACGGTCATCTGAGACGGCCATTTCTCAACAACGTCAAAAGAGCCAAGCAAAGCGCAGCACGCATCGCAAACTTCAACGCCATCGTCCCGAGTCTCCTTTTCTGCGAATCCATAGCgggtttttcttttgataGCCGTTCGTCTCTTCTCCGATTCATCTCCGCTGCTCCCCTTGCCTCGATAAGCAAGATGGCGAACCCTCTCGACACAGATGCTGGCTCGGAACTCTTCAGCTCCTACGAGGCCGAACTCAAGCTTGTACAGGCCGACCTGGCACAAAAGCTAGATCAGATACCTGATCTCACCGGCGAACCGCGCAAGGCTGCTGTCAGCCAAGCTGAGCGCGCCTTGGAGGAAGCAGATGAACTGGTATTATCGCCGTTGTATCAACACATAAACAGGGCTAATATTTCTCTCATGTGAATATAGCTGGGCCAAATGCGACTTGAAAAACAAAATATCCCGACATCTGCACGAGCCAAAGTTAACCAGCGCTTCCGCAACTACGAATCCGACATCGATGCGAGCCGCCGAAAGCTCACAAGTCTCTCCTCCAACCGCGCTGCTCTCTTCGGCTCGCGGTACACTGATGAGCCATCAGGAGACATCAACTTGGAACAACGACAACAGCTGCTGTCAGGAACCGAAAGACTCGACCGAAGCACGCAGCGGCTTTTATCTAGTCAGCGACTCGCCAACGAAACAGAGGCTATTGGAGCAGAAACCTTGGCCGACTTGCACCGTCAAGGTGAAGTCATTCGCCATACACATGATACTCTCTTGGACAGCGAAAATTATGTCGACCGCAGCGTCAAGACCTTGAGGGGGATGGCTCGGAGGTAACGTAATGTCCCactggcaatggcaaagcaCAAGATATTGATGGTAAATAGCATGGCGACGAACCGAGTGATTACAATTTCCATCATTACCATCTTGGTGCTTTTGATCGTTGCCGTCATTTTCAGCAAGTTCCGATAAAGGCAAGGCTTTACCTGGAGTTATACGGGCGATCCGGAGTTTAATTAACTGGACTTACTGcttggctttcttttctttgctttttgcacAATACAGACTTGCACATACAGATCATACGAGCACGGGTAGCAGCAGGGCAATAATTACAGTAATAATGGTTGACATAGCGTTGCAAccctctcttcctcagcaCGCCCTGTCGACGCTATATGATTTATGTCTATTGTGGTTGCACTTTTTTACACTATACAGGTTAAATAGAGCGTTTTCAGTGTCCAAAAT encodes:
- a CDS encoding 60S ribosomal protein uL24 (BUSCO:EOG092D4HNO), translated to MVKLNKNLHSSRSKSRRAHFKAGSGERRTIMSAPLSKELREKYNVRSIPIRKDDEVTIVRGSNKGREGKVTSVYRLKYVIHVERVTRDKASGQSVPLGIHPSNVVVTKLKLDKDRESILARSKVGRELRAPNKVSA
- a CDS encoding uncharacterized protein (BUSCO:EOG092D1EUT~TransMembrane:1 (i82-101o)); this encodes MNNALRLVRTSPPRTASSSSQWACFFCQNARPQSRRPNFAEFRRNLSISRPRREPQTPPRQQANDAYMENIRAQYNEKNKTSTYWTLSAIIGFLGLAYGAVPLYKMICQTTGWGGTPIRAYGLGGDEGEDLSTRLVPVTSAKRIKVTFNAAVSDVLPWKFVPQQREVRVLPGETALAFYKATNLGDKDIIGVATYSVTPGQCAGYFSKIQCFCFEEQRLNAGETVDMPVFFYLDPDLLNDVNMKGVETVTLNYTFFKARYDNNGRFTPPASN
- a CDS encoding uncharacterized protein (EggNog:ENOG41~TransMembrane:2 (i12-29o483-499i)) codes for the protein MPLRAEPRHVKKVAIVGSGCSGIAALWALNRTYHDVYLYEAADRLGGHANTVQWKAGKYTTDVDTGFIVLNTATYPNFLNFLSRVGKPATGVPTEPTEMTFSVSRDRGLFEWASTSLGSIFCQKRNLFSPRMWRTLFDIVRFSQFAPDLLIDEEEYEPRYGGEHMMNHVHKTLTIGEYLEREGYSDGFRDDYLIPMTAAIWSASPDKCALEFPATTLVRFLWNHHLLSTIALRPKWLTLKNGSRSYIDAVMKGFPSNHLFLKTAVKNVSNDPHGRVLLHLENGKTEVYDHVILATHGDQALSILGTSATEQERSILSCFQTSQNEAVLHSDVSLMPRNKKAWSSWNFLTISSSSTKKAMMDKVCLTYNMNILQHIPRNPFGDVLVTLNPIQRPDPSKVQGTFRYSHPLYTPSAVRAQKMLRYIQDRRGISYIGAWTGYGFHEDGFTSGLQVAQDHLGAKLPFEMRDSTYSRGRVPRLGLLDQLLRLIILAIQVFVIQVLERLAQSGRQKVVKPLANGIQKRFGRQKMA
- a CDS encoding uncharacterized protein (EggNog:ENOG41~TransMembrane:1 (o483-499i)), whose amino-acid sequence is MSYSVNRYSRKKVAIVGSGCSGIAALWALNRTYHDVYLYEAADRLGGHANTVQWKAGKYTTDVDTGFIVLNTATYPNFLNFLSRVGKPATGVPTEPTEMTFSVSRDRGLFEWASTSLGSIFCQKRNLFSPRMWRTLFDIVRFSQFAPDLLIDEEEYEPRYGGEHMMNHVHKTLTIGEYLEREGYSDGFRDDYLIPMTAAIWSASPDKCALEFPATTLVRFLWNHHLLSTIALRPKWLTLKNGSRSYIDAVMKGFPSNHLFLKTAVKNVSNDPHGRVLLHLENGKTEVYDHVILATHGDQALSILGTSATEQERSILSCFQTSQNEAVLHSDVSLMPRNKKAWSSWNFLTISSSSTKKAMMDKVCLTYNMNILQHIPRNPFGDVLVTLNPIQRPDPSKVQGTFRYSHPLYTPSAVRAQKMLRYIQDRRGISYIGAWTGYGFHEDGFTSGLQVAQDHLGAKLPFEMRDSTYSRGRVPRLGLLDQLLRLIILAIQVFVIQVLERLAQSGRQKVVKPLANGIQKRFGRQKMA
- a CDS encoding uncharacterized protein (BUSCO:EOG092D42PJ~TransMembrane:1 (o296-314i)); the encoded protein is MAARSKTVPPHIAQPDLSRNWVRTYDDGDFYGHLRRPFLNNVKRAKQSAARIANFNAIVPSLLFCESIAGFSFDSRSSLLRFISAAPLASISKMANPLDTDAGSELFSSYEAELKLVQADLAQKLDQIPDLTGEPRKAAVSQAERALEEADELLGQMRLEKQNIPTSARAKVNQRFRNYESDIDASRRKLTSLSSNRAALFGSRYTDEPSGDINLEQRQQLLSGTERLDRSTQRLLSSQRLANETEAIGAETLADLHRQGEVIRHTHDTLLDSENYVDRSVKTLRGMARSMATNRVITISIITILVLLIVAVIFSKFR